One stretch of Muribaculum intestinale DNA includes these proteins:
- a CDS encoding DNA-binding protein, with the protein MTKTISFNDLRRIKDSLPDGSMHKIADKLNTTVQTVRNYFGGSNYEFGNNCGVHIEPGPDGGIVVLDDTTIYDMAIAILEENAAEK; encoded by the coding sequence ATGACAAAGACTATTTCTTTCAATGACCTCCGCCGTATCAAAGACAGCCTTCCTGATGGCTCGATGCATAAAATCGCCGATAAGCTCAATACAACTGTACAGACCGTCCGCAATTACTTCGGCGGCAGCAACTATGAGTTCGGCAACAACTGTGGCGTACACATCGAGCCGGGTCCCGACGGAGGCATCGTAGTACTCGACGATACGACAATATACGATATGGCTATCGCCATCCTCGAAGAGAACGCCGCAGAAAAGTAA
- a CDS encoding MFS transporter — MPTDTATIGATGSRSIFSRIASFYSISPTADEREFPSDEARTKFYKKLRLQAFFAATIGYSLYYVCRTSLNVMKKPIIDSGALDATQLGIISSALLFAYAIGKFVNGFIADYCNIKRFMATGLIISALANAFMGMMGIASSAIPGAVMCTCFAIMWCFNGWAQSMGAPPAIISLSRWFPLKERGTYYGFFSASHNLGEFFSFLFVGSIVAVAGWQSGFFGSAIAGAIGIALVIFFLHDHPGAHGLPSIEALSGEKKGKDDKMSTKDIQKMVLRTPAVWVLAAASAFMYISRYAINGWGMLFLQEQKGFTDVEALSIISINALLGIAGTVLSGWFSDKLFKGDRQIPALIFGVLNATALALFLFGGNAMWINILSMILFGIAIGVLICFLGGLMAVDIVPRRATGAALGVVGIASYVAAGIQDVASGWLINDNITVVDGVNHYNFTPVAIFWLGASIISFLLPLLNLRHKVDHSE, encoded by the coding sequence ATTCCCGTCGGACGAAGCGCGCACTAAATTCTACAAGAAGCTCCGTCTACAGGCTTTCTTCGCCGCCACCATAGGCTATAGCCTCTATTATGTGTGCCGTACGTCGCTCAATGTGATGAAAAAACCGATTATCGACAGCGGTGCCCTCGACGCCACCCAGCTCGGTATCATCAGCTCGGCACTCCTCTTTGCCTACGCCATAGGCAAGTTTGTCAACGGGTTCATCGCCGACTATTGCAACATCAAGCGCTTCATGGCCACCGGCCTTATCATATCGGCTCTGGCCAACGCCTTCATGGGCATGATGGGCATAGCCTCAAGCGCCATTCCCGGAGCGGTGATGTGTACATGCTTCGCCATAATGTGGTGCTTCAACGGCTGGGCACAGTCAATGGGCGCCCCTCCTGCCATTATCAGCCTTTCGCGATGGTTCCCGCTCAAAGAGCGCGGCACCTACTACGGCTTCTTCTCAGCAAGCCACAATCTCGGCGAGTTCTTCTCTTTTCTCTTCGTAGGCTCGATAGTGGCAGTAGCCGGATGGCAGTCGGGCTTCTTCGGCTCGGCCATAGCCGGCGCCATCGGCATCGCTCTTGTGATTTTCTTCCTCCACGACCACCCCGGGGCCCACGGACTCCCCTCTATCGAGGCTCTCTCGGGCGAGAAGAAAGGTAAGGACGACAAGATGTCGACCAAGGATATACAGAAGATGGTGCTCCGCACTCCGGCCGTATGGGTACTGGCCGCAGCAAGCGCCTTCATGTATATCTCGCGCTATGCCATCAACGGCTGGGGCATGCTCTTCCTGCAGGAGCAGAAAGGCTTTACCGATGTTGAGGCGCTGTCGATTATATCTATCAACGCCCTGCTCGGCATCGCCGGCACAGTGCTTTCCGGATGGTTCTCCGACAAGCTCTTCAAAGGCGACCGTCAGATTCCGGCCCTGATATTCGGTGTGCTCAACGCCACAGCCCTCGCCCTGTTCCTATTCGGAGGCAACGCCATGTGGATTAATATCCTCTCCATGATACTCTTCGGCATCGCCATCGGAGTGCTCATCTGCTTCCTTGGCGGACTGATGGCCGTGGATATCGTGCCGCGACGCGCCACCGGCGCAGCTCTCGGAGTGGTAGGCATAGCGTCGTACGTAGCCGCCGGCATACAGGACGTGGCCTCGGGATGGCTTATCAACGACAATATAACTGTAGTCGACGGTGTAAACCACTACAACTTCACACCCGTAGCGATATTCTGGCTCGGGGCATCGATAATATCGTTCCTGCTCCCGCTGCTGAATCTCCGCCATAAAGTCGACCATTCAGAATAA
- a CDS encoding universal stress protein, translated as MSSTAEPRLITVAIHTYDHAVALKALLEGEGVKAVLQNVNLSAPVVSSGVRVRILESDLPKALRIIENRDIFLPVPGDGEKRQEGHFILVPVDFTEHSIKAVDIAFGIGARHHGRIVLLNAFLDPDIAIPSQLSDTLSYEDVADAELRRELDIEARHTMELFARRLRERIKSSELPAVKFTTEVLEGLPEEVITEYAKENVPSLIVMGTRESDKKGRELVGSVTAEVLDSCRFPIITIPESASFRDLSDLHHAVLFCNLDQDDILTMDALYGLFADRSLCVTLISIPDRKGGGRLRRKAQSVEPLLEYCREHYPRFEYHAATMSPGNLVEDFEALGRDRHIDFIVVSNKKKNMFARLFNPSLAHRLLFHADIPMMAIPV; from the coding sequence ATGTCATCAACGGCAGAACCACGTCTGATAACTGTAGCGATACACACCTACGACCATGCTGTCGCCCTTAAAGCATTGCTGGAGGGCGAGGGCGTGAAGGCTGTGCTGCAGAATGTCAATCTTTCTGCTCCGGTTGTAAGTTCGGGTGTCAGGGTGCGTATTCTCGAAAGTGATCTTCCGAAAGCTCTCCGCATAATCGAAAACCGCGATATATTTCTCCCTGTGCCAGGTGACGGGGAGAAACGACAGGAAGGACACTTCATCCTTGTGCCCGTCGATTTCACCGAACATTCCATCAAAGCCGTGGATATCGCATTCGGCATCGGTGCGCGCCACCATGGGCGCATAGTGCTCCTGAACGCATTCCTTGACCCGGATATCGCGATACCGTCGCAACTCTCCGACACTCTCAGTTATGAAGATGTGGCCGATGCAGAGTTGCGACGTGAACTTGATATAGAGGCCAGGCACACGATGGAGCTGTTTGCCCGTCGTCTGCGGGAGCGCATAAAATCGTCGGAACTCCCTGCTGTGAAATTTACCACAGAGGTGCTTGAAGGGCTTCCGGAGGAGGTAATCACCGAGTATGCTAAAGAAAATGTACCGTCGCTGATAGTGATGGGTACGCGCGAGAGCGATAAAAAAGGGCGCGAGCTTGTGGGGAGCGTCACGGCCGAGGTGCTCGACTCATGCAGGTTCCCGATTATCACGATTCCGGAGTCGGCATCATTCCGCGACCTTTCCGACCTGCATCATGCAGTTCTCTTCTGCAATCTCGACCAGGATGATATCCTGACGATGGATGCCTTGTATGGCCTGTTTGCTGACCGCAGTCTGTGTGTGACTCTTATCAGTATTCCTGACCGCAAGGGAGGTGGACGTCTGCGCCGCAAGGCTCAGTCGGTAGAGCCTTTGCTGGAATATTGCAGGGAGCATTATCCAAGATTCGAGTATCATGCCGCCACGATGTCGCCGGGAAATCTCGTAGAAGATTTCGAGGCTCTTGGGCGCGACAGGCATATTGATTTCATAGTAGTGTCAAATAAAAAGAAGAACATGTTTGCCCGGCTTTTCAATCCGTCGCTTGCACATCGCCTGCTTTTCCACGCCGATATTCCTATGATGGCTATTCCGGTGTAA
- a CDS encoding transketolase family protein — protein sequence MDTKVMNRAADNIRVLAASMVEKAKSGHPGGAMGGADFVNVLYSSFLVTDPDNPTWIARDRFFLDPGHMSPMLYAVLALTGKYTIEELKGFRQWGSVTPGHPELHPERGVENTSGPLGQGHVMAVGCAIAERFLQARFGDWLTHKTYAFISDGGIQEEISQGAGRLAGYLGLSNLIMFYDSNDIQLSTEVNAVTTEDTAAKYRAWHWNVIEVDGTDPLAMAGAIETAIEEKHRPTIIIGKTIMGRGAVTADGECFEAKCSTHGNPLSASGASYEKTMEHLGADPADPFHIWDDVKALYDARSEKLRAIVKERREAEKAWREANPEKAALLDSYIAGKLPEIDWENIAHKPNIATRQASADVLAELAKKVGNMIVASADLANSDKTDAFLKNTHAFTNGDFSGAFLHAGVAELTMAAIMNGIALHGGLIGACGTFFVFSDYMKPAVRMAALMELPVKYIWTHDAFRVGEDGPTHEPVEQEAQIRLMEELRNFNGEPSVLVLRPGDAAETSVCWKMAMENTKTPTALILSRQNIPDLPATTGNRYREALGAEKGGYIVKQAENPAVTLVANGSEVSLLVDVAAELDKEGITARVVSVPSIGLFECQSPEYRNSVIPADGKVFGLTAGLPSTLRSVVGANGKVFGLDHFGASAPYKVLDEKFGFTVDAVLANVKAYLSK from the coding sequence ATGGACACTAAAGTCATGAACCGCGCTGCCGACAACATCCGCGTGCTCGCAGCCTCAATGGTCGAGAAAGCCAAATCCGGACACCCCGGAGGCGCTATGGGCGGAGCCGATTTCGTCAACGTGCTCTACTCCAGCTTCCTTGTTACCGATCCCGACAATCCCACCTGGATTGCCCGCGACCGCTTCTTCCTCGATCCGGGACACATGTCTCCCATGTTATATGCCGTGCTCGCTCTCACCGGCAAGTATACGATTGAAGAGCTCAAAGGCTTCCGTCAGTGGGGCAGTGTGACTCCGGGACACCCCGAACTACACCCCGAACGCGGAGTCGAGAACACATCCGGACCGCTCGGACAGGGCCACGTGATGGCTGTAGGATGTGCCATCGCAGAGCGTTTCCTACAGGCACGTTTCGGCGACTGGCTGACCCACAAGACATACGCCTTCATCTCCGACGGCGGTATCCAGGAAGAAATCTCGCAGGGCGCCGGACGCCTCGCCGGATATCTTGGCTTGAGCAACCTCATCATGTTCTATGACAGCAATGACATACAGCTGTCGACCGAGGTCAATGCAGTGACCACCGAAGATACAGCCGCGAAGTATCGCGCATGGCACTGGAATGTAATCGAAGTCGACGGTACCGACCCGCTTGCAATGGCCGGCGCTATCGAGACTGCCATCGAGGAAAAACACCGTCCGACCATCATCATAGGCAAGACAATAATGGGCCGTGGCGCAGTGACAGCCGACGGTGAATGCTTCGAGGCAAAATGCTCGACCCACGGCAATCCGCTGAGTGCATCGGGCGCAAGCTACGAAAAGACAATGGAACACCTCGGCGCCGACCCCGCTGATCCATTCCACATCTGGGATGACGTGAAAGCCCTCTACGACGCACGCAGCGAGAAACTGCGTGCTATCGTGAAAGAGCGCCGCGAGGCTGAAAAAGCATGGCGCGAGGCTAATCCTGAAAAGGCAGCTCTGCTCGACAGCTACATCGCCGGCAAGCTCCCTGAAATCGATTGGGAAAATATCGCCCACAAGCCTAATATCGCCACCCGTCAGGCATCGGCCGACGTACTCGCCGAACTCGCCAAGAAGGTCGGCAACATGATTGTAGCATCGGCCGACCTCGCCAACTCCGACAAGACCGACGCATTCCTCAAGAATACTCATGCATTCACCAACGGCGACTTCTCCGGCGCATTCCTGCATGCAGGTGTGGCCGAGCTCACCATGGCTGCCATAATGAACGGCATCGCCCTCCACGGCGGCCTCATCGGCGCATGCGGCACATTCTTCGTATTCTCCGACTACATGAAGCCTGCAGTACGCATGGCCGCACTCATGGAACTCCCCGTGAAATATATCTGGACCCACGACGCATTCCGCGTAGGCGAGGACGGTCCTACCCACGAGCCTGTAGAGCAGGAAGCCCAGATACGTCTTATGGAAGAACTGCGCAACTTCAATGGCGAGCCTTCCGTACTCGTGCTCCGTCCGGGCGACGCCGCCGAGACATCAGTATGCTGGAAGATGGCCATGGAGAACACCAAGACTCCTACCGCCCTTATCCTTTCGCGCCAGAACATCCCCGACCTACCCGCCACCACCGGTAACCGCTACCGCGAGGCTCTCGGAGCCGAAAAAGGTGGATACATCGTCAAGCAGGCTGAAAATCCGGCTGTGACACTTGTAGCCAACGGTTCGGAGGTATCTCTGCTTGTCGACGTAGCAGCAGAGCTTGACAAGGAAGGCATCACAGCACGCGTGGTTTCCGTGCCCTCAATCGGTCTATTCGAATGCCAGAGCCCCGAGTACCGCAACAGCGTAATCCCCGCCGACGGCAAGGTATTCGGACTCACTGCCGGTCTGCCATCAACCCTGCGCAGTGTCGTAGGAGCAAATGGCAAGGTGTTCGGCCTCGACCATTTCGGTGCATCGGCCCCCTACAAGGTGCTTGATGAGAAATTCGGCTTTACTGTTGACGCCGTACTTGCCAACGTAAAGGCATACCTCTCGAAGTAA
- a CDS encoding tetratricopeptide repeat protein produces the protein MNSRIIYMISLLAFLCQTISVSAQSLTQRADSAYAADNFAEATELYLQIAGEEGTSSNLYYNLGNCYYRQGKPGMAILYYERALRLDPSNADARTNLEFVNSRITDEPGDRGMFISNTVNGFACRLSGNEWAGIAIGCFIMLLGAVALYIFSANVPLRKVGFFGGFVLLALCIIANVFASVSTRYSTSHDHAVVIDPSTLLSTSPRVPKDRSEEAMLLHEGTCVEILDSVTTRVDSTVVKWYDVKVDNSHRAWINGNAIAII, from the coding sequence ATGAACTCCAGGATTATATACATGATATCTCTGCTGGCATTTCTATGCCAGACGATTAGCGTATCCGCCCAGTCTCTGACTCAGCGTGCCGACTCAGCGTATGCGGCCGACAACTTCGCCGAGGCCACCGAGCTTTATCTTCAGATAGCCGGTGAGGAGGGCACATCGAGCAACCTCTATTACAATCTCGGCAACTGCTATTACCGTCAGGGTAAGCCGGGAATGGCCATACTCTACTATGAGAGGGCGTTGCGACTGGATCCGTCTAATGCCGATGCCCGCACCAATCTCGAGTTTGTCAACTCAAGGATTACCGACGAGCCGGGCGACCGCGGTATGTTCATATCCAATACCGTAAATGGATTTGCCTGCCGCCTGTCGGGCAACGAATGGGCCGGCATAGCCATCGGATGTTTCATCATGCTGCTTGGAGCGGTCGCGCTTTATATTTTTTCGGCCAATGTGCCGTTGCGCAAGGTCGGCTTCTTCGGTGGATTTGTCCTGCTGGCTCTATGCATTATCGCCAATGTGTTTGCCTCGGTGTCGACACGCTATTCTACCAGCCATGACCATGCCGTGGTAATCGATCCGTCGACGTTGCTGAGTACATCGCCCCGTGTGCCGAAAGACCGCTCGGAGGAGGCTATGCTTTTGCACGAGGGTACATGTGTCGAGATTCTTGATTCGGTCACAACGCGTGTGGATTCTACCGTGGTCAAGTGGTACGATGTAAAGGTCGACAACAGCCACCGCGCATGGATCAACGGCAATGCCATAGCTATAATATGA
- a CDS encoding DUF4494 domain-containing protein, which translates to MPMSTWFECKVRYDKIQENGSAKKVNEPYLVDALSFTEAEARIIEEVTPYISGDFSVSAVKRTNFTEIFWDDTADKWYHVKVSFITLDEKTAVEKKTTSHILVAANDFRGALDHFMEGMKGTMADFEVSSIAETQLMDVYKAKLEGQTAE; encoded by the coding sequence ATACCTATGAGTACATGGTTTGAATGCAAAGTGCGCTATGACAAGATACAGGAAAACGGCTCGGCCAAGAAGGTCAACGAACCATATCTTGTCGACGCTCTCAGTTTTACAGAGGCTGAAGCCCGTATAATCGAGGAGGTGACCCCCTATATCTCCGGCGACTTCTCCGTATCTGCTGTGAAGCGTACCAATTTCACTGAAATTTTCTGGGACGACACTGCCGACAAGTGGTATCACGTAAAAGTCAGCTTCATCACACTCGACGAGAAGACTGCCGTAGAAAAGAAGACCACATCACATATCCTTGTTGCCGCCAACGACTTCCGCGGCGCTCTCGACCATTTCATGGAAGGGATGAAAGGCACCATGGCCGACTTCGAGGTAAGCTCGATAGCCGAGACCCAGCTTATGGACGTATACAAAGCCAAACTCGAAGGTCAGACAGCCGAATAA
- a CDS encoding DUF6383 domain-containing protein: MKPTLLTGIFAFALYSAPLHAAVVIEEDFSGFSKGTDVAPDMGSPVITDGIVPAELTKTPGWSGSGVFQAGGSVYISAGEGSLATPAINLSGNGGNYKIMFRAKADVASTPLLIMDTQNGSGYGFATLTDEWAEYTMTMNGGTHASVIVFSGMYGGYCIDDIVIDDGGVGIPVLLPASDFTRGSFTANWEETVGADSYALNVFTLRYDPVTTIFKRDYLLEGYIVEGTSHTVADIDFGTPYYYTVCGCQGGNVTFEQEQPMRVIPEAVSAPVAYAATDVNADSFTGSWSESDLATVYAMHVVKVHTARQAETYDIVNMDFSYIHTEGTVDKPQKELSGRIDGDWEVVMPAFAKGLLGLNNQDFSLFDDAMLVSPVYDLSVGGGHVSISFDAMGRRNLTGGFVAMGRYTDSGGIEYVERKEFDVTENMTSFHFDFYGGSARSFILMSSEMLGMLFIDNLRVSVDMNPGESLLVPVRTYDTAQTSCTASSFGLGHDDIAGYYVTGIYRDNAGQFPEVVSEMSNSVVVAGLAGIDATSDDDSNVSVTVSGMDIRIANPYGGCVVICSADGRRIVSDCSGDATLTCRVPSAGIYVVTVDGRAFKVIAD, encoded by the coding sequence ATGAAACCAACATTACTCACAGGGATATTTGCTTTTGCTTTATATTCTGCGCCTCTGCATGCAGCCGTTGTCATTGAGGAGGATTTTTCCGGATTCTCCAAGGGGACTGATGTAGCACCCGATATGGGCAGTCCGGTAATCACAGACGGTATCGTTCCGGCTGAACTGACCAAAACCCCCGGTTGGAGCGGCAGTGGAGTGTTCCAGGCCGGTGGCTCGGTCTATATATCCGCGGGAGAGGGATCCCTTGCCACTCCCGCCATAAATCTCAGCGGCAACGGAGGTAACTATAAAATCATGTTCAGGGCAAAGGCCGACGTAGCTTCCACTCCTCTGCTTATTATGGACACTCAGAACGGCAGTGGATACGGCTTTGCAACCCTTACCGACGAATGGGCCGAATACACAATGACGATGAACGGAGGCACACATGCATCCGTAATCGTATTCTCCGGCATGTATGGCGGATATTGCATTGATGATATTGTCATTGACGACGGAGGGGTGGGGATTCCGGTGTTGCTTCCGGCCTCTGACTTTACGCGCGGGTCGTTTACCGCCAATTGGGAAGAGACAGTCGGTGCCGATTCATATGCATTGAATGTGTTTACATTACGCTATGACCCGGTGACTACTATATTCAAAAGAGATTATCTGCTTGAAGGCTACATTGTGGAGGGCACGAGCCATACGGTTGCCGATATTGACTTCGGCACACCTTATTACTATACTGTGTGCGGGTGCCAGGGGGGGAATGTCACATTCGAGCAGGAACAGCCAATGAGGGTTATCCCCGAGGCCGTGTCGGCTCCTGTGGCTTATGCGGCCACGGATGTGAACGCTGACAGTTTCACGGGTTCATGGTCGGAATCGGATCTTGCCACCGTATATGCCATGCATGTAGTAAAAGTGCATACAGCGCGGCAGGCCGAGACCTATGATATCGTAAATATGGATTTTTCGTACATTCATACTGAGGGCACTGTGGATAAGCCTCAGAAGGAACTCAGTGGGCGTATTGATGGCGACTGGGAGGTAGTGATGCCGGCTTTTGCCAAGGGATTGCTTGGGCTGAATAATCAGGACTTCAGTCTTTTTGATGACGCCATGCTCGTGTCGCCGGTCTACGACCTGTCAGTAGGTGGCGGACATGTGAGCATCTCGTTCGATGCCATGGGACGCCGCAATCTTACCGGCGGCTTCGTGGCGATGGGCCGGTATACTGATTCGGGAGGTATAGAGTACGTCGAGCGTAAGGAATTTGATGTCACCGAGAATATGACGTCATTCCATTTTGATTTTTACGGAGGTTCGGCAAGGTCGTTCATCTTAATGTCGTCGGAAATGCTCGGCATGCTTTTCATTGACAATCTGCGGGTGTCGGTCGACATGAACCCGGGAGAGTCGCTGCTTGTACCTGTGCGCACATATGATACGGCACAGACCTCATGTACGGCATCCTCTTTTGGCCTCGGACACGACGATATCGCCGGATATTATGTTACCGGCATCTATCGCGACAATGCCGGGCAGTTTCCGGAAGTCGTGAGCGAGATGTCCAACTCGGTAGTAGTTGCAGGCTTGGCAGGTATAGATGCGACGTCTGATGATGACTCGAATGTATCGGTGACTGTATCAGGAATGGATATCCGTATTGCCAATCCATATGGCGGGTGTGTCGTAATATGTTCGGCTGATGGCAGGAGAATAGTTTCCGATTGTTCGGGAGATGCAACACTGACATGCCGCGTGCCATCTGCGGGCATATATGTCGTGACGGTAGACGGCAGGGCTTTCAAGGTAATTGCAGACTGA
- a CDS encoding YggS family pyridoxal phosphate-dependent enzyme — MPSVTSRLLDIQSRIPRGVTLVAVSKFHPVEAIREAYDAGQRDFGESRAQELAVKAPAMPEDVRWHFIGHLQTNKVRQIMPHVSLIHSIDSIRLLRIVDSEAARIGRTVDVLLQVHVAREETKFGFTPDELLAELPAQWQPADTSSVRVRGVMGMASLTDDNSRIAADFSEIARVFRELREGLFAGVATFDTISMGMSDDFGIAIDAGSTMVRIGTDIFGAREY; from the coding sequence ATGCCATCGGTAACATCACGCCTGCTTGATATACAAAGTCGCATCCCCCGGGGTGTGACACTGGTGGCCGTGTCAAAATTCCATCCCGTCGAGGCCATCCGCGAGGCATACGACGCCGGCCAGCGCGATTTCGGTGAAAGCCGCGCGCAGGAACTCGCCGTCAAGGCTCCCGCCATGCCCGAAGATGTGCGCTGGCACTTCATCGGCCACCTGCAGACCAACAAGGTACGCCAGATAATGCCACATGTCAGTCTGATTCACAGCATCGACTCGATAAGGCTGTTGCGCATCGTCGACAGCGAGGCCGCACGCATAGGCCGCACGGTAGATGTGCTGCTTCAGGTACATGTGGCCCGGGAAGAGACAAAATTCGGGTTTACCCCCGACGAACTGCTCGCAGAGCTTCCTGCTCAATGGCAACCCGCCGACACATCCTCGGTAAGAGTGCGCGGCGTAATGGGCATGGCGTCGCTGACTGACGACAACAGCCGCATCGCAGCTGATTTCTCAGAAATAGCAAGAGTATTCAGGGAACTGCGCGAAGGCCTCTTTGCAGGAGTCGCAACCTTCGACACCATCTCAATGGGGATGAGCGACGACTTCGGCATAGCCATAGACGCAGGGAGCACCATGGTGCGCATAGGCACCGACATATTCGGCGCGCGTGAGTACTGA
- a CDS encoding MFS transporter, with amino-acid sequence METAQTKSTNGRLIAIIAMFFLFAMISFVTNLAAPIGTIWKTQYTWSGMLGNMMNFLAYLFMGIPAGNLLVKIGYKKTALWAMAVGFIGLVFQWLSGKVGAEAGLFSVGEQVVTLNFIIYLLGAFICGFCVCMLNTVVNPMLNMLGGGGNKGNQMVQAGGSLNSLAGTLTPLFVGMLVGEVSDKTTMGNVAPLLFIAMGVFVVAFLVISAVAIPEPHLRKEGVKKVEMAHSPWNFRHTVLGVIGIFFYVGIEIGIPGVLIFYLASVTGSAAVAGGVAAIYWLLMLCGRMISSAISSKVSSRTQLITVSITAIAFICIAIFLSDSYTINMPSYAANEGFSIVEVPTKALFLVLCGLCTSVMWGGIFNLAVEGLGKYTAQASGIFMMMVVGGGVMPLIQNWIADNVGYMESYWLVVAMLAYLLFYGLVGCKNVNTDIPVDDSIQNAA; translated from the coding sequence ATGGAAACCGCTCAAACAAAATCAACTAACGGCAGGCTGATTGCAATCATCGCGATGTTCTTCCTCTTCGCCATGATTTCTTTCGTGACCAACCTCGCCGCTCCTATCGGAACTATCTGGAAGACCCAGTATACATGGTCGGGCATGCTCGGCAACATGATGAACTTCCTCGCCTACCTGTTCATGGGCATCCCCGCCGGCAATCTTCTCGTGAAAATCGGCTATAAGAAAACAGCTCTCTGGGCTATGGCCGTTGGCTTTATCGGCCTTGTGTTCCAGTGGCTCTCCGGAAAAGTCGGCGCCGAAGCCGGCCTCTTCAGCGTCGGCGAACAGGTTGTGACCCTCAACTTCATCATATACCTCCTGGGCGCATTCATCTGCGGATTCTGCGTATGTATGCTCAACACCGTAGTCAACCCGATGCTCAACATGCTCGGCGGCGGCGGCAACAAGGGCAACCAGATGGTACAGGCCGGCGGCTCTCTCAACTCACTCGCCGGAACTCTCACCCCGCTCTTCGTAGGTATGCTCGTGGGCGAAGTCTCCGACAAGACCACAATGGGCAATGTGGCTCCGCTCCTCTTTATAGCCATGGGCGTGTTTGTAGTGGCATTCCTCGTGATTTCTGCTGTAGCCATCCCTGAGCCCCACCTCCGCAAAGAGGGCGTGAAGAAAGTGGAAATGGCCCATTCTCCCTGGAACTTCCGCCACACCGTGCTCGGCGTTATCGGCATCTTCTTCTATGTAGGTATCGAGATCGGTATCCCCGGCGTGCTTATCTTCTATCTGGCCTCAGTCACAGGTTCGGCGGCTGTAGCCGGCGGTGTAGCAGCCATCTACTGGCTCCTCATGCTCTGCGGACGTATGATTTCCTCGGCTATCTCCAGCAAGGTATCAAGCCGCACACAGCTTATCACTGTGTCAATAACAGCCATCGCATTCATCTGCATCGCAATCTTCCTCTCCGACAGCTATACCATCAACATGCCTTCTTACGCAGCCAATGAAGGATTCTCGATTGTAGAGGTGCCCACAAAGGCACTCTTCCTCGTGCTCTGCGGCCTCTGCACATCGGTAATGTGGGGCGGCATCTTCAACCTCGCTGTAGAGGGCCTCGGCAAGTACACGGCACAGGCATCGGGCATATTCATGATGATGGTTGTCGGCGGCGGCGTGATGCCTCTGATTCAGAACTGGATTGCCGACAACGTAGGCTATATGGAATCTTACTGGCTGGTAGTGGCAATGCTCGCCTACCTCCTCTTCTACGGCCTTGTGGGATGCAAAAATGTCAACACCGACATACCTGTTGACGACTCCATCCAGAACGCAGCCTGA